The Drosophila nasuta strain 15112-1781.00 chromosome 2L, ASM2355853v1, whole genome shotgun sequence genome window below encodes:
- the LOC132791155 gene encoding acetylgalactosaminyl-O-glycosyl-glycoprotein beta-1,3-N-acetylglucosaminyltransferase-like → MAAVGSLHNTRILRFLLVLIVVILTIFIYASYSTTTTLTPTHIHAPAVPPPTPQQLIGGGGTLNNTGDASLAAVVAEEPSIAKARQHEQQQQHRRPPQPPQHRLPTIDEDALLDGGAAGASPMAGSEQSPNVADEMLEEQQYVQSIDALTGNINSNGNNNNSETVKQSVGTSANASPQQQQQQQQQLQQQQSPSDAEILMIPTSNLQKFIENADKILKNMTSNSSNTAGAGAGSGAGVAASAVLPSEQRTDKSNQPGVQEDLQINLLDNNNAAAAPPAAASYAVMQVKPDETAQAEPKEKSPPAKPPAPLVRATKPKAKSKPSAPSTPVDPSKGITTDKIYESGHLNEEIDLERICPLNGTKTRMLILITSAQTHADARMSIRQTWGHYGTRRDIGMAFVLGRGTNETVNQALTDENYMFGDLIRGNFIDSYNNLTLKTISSLEWADQHCNHAQYILKTDDDMFINVPKLLNFVKQLEKHKNKRLIFGRLAKKWKPIRNKKSKYYVSTDQFPAAVFPSFTTGPAYVMTGDIVHDLYVRSLKTVYLKLEDVFTTGIVAQSLGIERLHVNEFVNRRISFNPCNIRNAISVHMIKSNEQFDLWKKLLDQTTKCK, encoded by the exons ATGGCGGCAGTTGGAAGTTTGCATAATACTCGCATTCTGCGTTTTCTGCTCGTCTTAATCGTCGTGATACTCACCATCTTCATCTATGCATCatactcaacaacaacaacactgacGCCCACGCATATTCATGCCCCGGCGGTGCCTCCCCCCACACCCCAGCAACTGATTGGAGGAGGAGGTACATTGAATAACACTGGCGATGCGAGCCTAGCAGCCGTTGTGGCCGAGGAGCCGAGCATTGCCAAGGCGCGGCAacatgagcagcagcagcaacacagaAGACCACCGCAGCCGCCACAGCATCGATTGCCCACCATCGATGAGGATGCGCTGCTGGACGGTGGAGCTGCCGGCGCAAGTCCGATGGCGGGCAGCGAACAGTCGCCTAATGTGGCCGATGAAATGCTCGAAGAGCAGCAATATGTGCAAAGTATTGATGCGCTGACAG GCAATATCAATAGCAAtggcaataataacaatagcgAGACTGTTAAGCAATCAGTTGGCACATCAGCAAATGCGtcaccacagcaacaacaacaacagcagcaacagctgcaacaacaacagtcgcCTTCGGATGCGGAGATTCTTATGATACCAACTTCTAATTTGCAAAAGTTCATTGAGAATGCCGATAAGATACTGAAGAACATGACatcgaacagcagcaacacagctGGAGCTGGTGCTGGAAGTGGAGCTGGTGTTGCCGCCTCCGCTGTGCTGCCCAGCGAACAGCGCACGG ATAAATCCAATCAGCCTGGCGTGCAGGAGGacttgcaaattaatttgctgGACAATAATAATGCGGCGGCAGCGCCGCCAGCTGCTGCCTCCTATGCGGTGATGCAAGTCAAGCCGGATGAGACGGCACAAGCGGAACCCAAAGAGAAGTCGCCGCCAGCCAAGCCACCAGCACCCTTGGTGCGTGCAACGAAGCCGAAGGCCAAAAGCAAGCCCAGTGCTCCCAGCACTCCAGTGGATCCATCGAAGGGCATCACAACCGACAAGATCTACGAGAGCGGACATTTGAATGAAGAGATCGATCTGGAGCGCATTTGTCCGCTGAATGGAACCAAGACCAGAATGTTGATACTGATCACATCGGCACAGACACATGCGGATGCACGCATGTCGATAAGACAGACCTGGGGACATTATGGCACTCGTCGGGACATTGGCATGGCATTTGTGTTGGGTCGCGGCACAAATGAGACCGTGAATCAAGCGCTCACCGATGAGAATTATATGTTTGGCGATTTGATCAGGGGCAACTTTATTGACTCGTACAATAATCTGACGTTGAAAACAATCTCATCGCTGGAATGGGCGGATCAGCATTGCAATCATGCTCAGTACATATTGAAGACAGACGATGATATGTTCATCAATGTGCCCAAGTTGTTGAATTTTGTGAAGCAGCTGGAGAAGCACAAGAACAAGCGCCTCATCTTCGGCCGTTTGGCCAAGAAATGGAAGCCAATACGCAATAAGAAATCCAAATACTATGTGTCAACCGATCAGTTCCCAGCGGCTGTGTTTCCATCGTTTACCACAGGTCCTGCCTATGTGATGACCGGGGATATTGTGCACGATCTGTATGTGCGATCATTGAAGACGGTCTATCTGAAGTTGGAGGATGTCTTCACCACGGGCATTGTAGCCCAAAGCCTGGGCATTGAGCGGCTGCATGTGAATGAGTTTGTGAATCGTCGCATCTCATTCAATCCGTGCAATATCCGCAATGCGATAAGCGTCCACATGATCAAGTCAAATGAGCAATTCGATCTGTGGAAGAAGTTGCTGGACCAGACCACTAAGTGTAAATAG